The following proteins are encoded in a genomic region of Ostrea edulis chromosome 7, xbOstEdul1.1, whole genome shotgun sequence:
- the LOC125656711 gene encoding uncharacterized protein LOC125656711, with protein sequence MLHVMRILFNFVGSGPAGKPLTPLAEAVGSVIGTNNISISGIPGTVDTTYLMLDRPKISTETTASTIESDGLVTQDLHVISTSESGDGQQQINFVTVPQPNACPTNVCTHTVIDPHLQKQKLELEIENLTLRNKFIRLQIERIEGV encoded by the exons ATGCTGCATGTTATG cgtattttgtttaattttgtaggCAGTGGACCAGCGGGAAAGCCTTTAACGCCATTAGCAGAAGCAGTTGGGAGTGTTATTGGTAccaacaatataagtatcagtgGGATCCCTGGTACAGTTGACACAACATATCTAATGCTCGACAGACCAAAGATCAGCACGGAAACCACAGCGAGTACGAT TGAATCAGATGGCCTTGTGACTCAAGATCTCCATGTCATCAGCACCAGTGAATCTGGAGATGGGCAGCAACAAATAAACTTTGTTACTGTCCCACAGCCAAACGCATGTCCTACCAATGTTTGCACCCACACCGTAATTGACCCGCATCTGCAAAAGCAGAAGCTAGAACTAGAAATTGAGAATCTCACCCTCAGAAACAAGTTTATACGACTTCAGATTGAAAGAATTGAAGGAGTATAG
- the LOC125656710 gene encoding putative nuclease HARBI1: protein MPLTNRNHSVPAIVQVMVALRYYATGKMQLCSGDNFGLHQSTVSRIIQRVTTALVQPIIVKRFVSFPMDPGTIRKHQVDFFAIAGFPGVVGAIDGTHVRIIAPSEHEVEYVNRKNFHSINVQIVCDTCYKILDIVASWPGATHDARILRESGLFQHFQRRLLPVKCHLLGDSGYPGKDWLLTPFFKSTSWSTVTVQQHPQRASNVIIACGVLHNIAKMFNLPLPDDDDNADAYNDNGNANDHIVADIQGTDGRAYRNHIVSAHFM from the exons ATGCCTTTGACCAACAGAAATCACAGTGTACCTGCAATTGTGCAAGTCATGGTTGCCTTGAGATACTATGCTACAGGTAAGATGCAGCTATGTAGTGGTGACAACTTTGGTCTTCACCAGTCAACGGTTTCAAGAATAATTCAAAGAGTTACTACCGCTCTTGTTCAACCAATAATTGTCAAGCGATTCGTTTCCTTTCCAATGGACCCAGGAACTATTCGAAAGCACCAGGTTGACTTTTTTGCCATTGCTGGTTTCCCAGGCGTGGTTGGGGCGATTGATGGAACTCATGTGCGAATTATAGCTCCCAGTGAACACGAAGTGGAGTATGTCAACCGGAAAAACTTTCACAGTATAAATGTACAGATTGTATGTGATACCTGTTATAAGATTTTAGACATCGTAGCAAGCTGGCCGGGAGCGACTCACGATGCCAGAATACTGAGGGAGAGTGGTCTATTTCAGCACTTTCAACGACGTTTATTGCCCGTGAAATGCCATCTTCTCGGTGATAGCGGTTATCCTGGGAAAGACTGGCTGCTGACACCTTTTTTTAAATCCACAAGCTGGTCCACAGTCACGGTACAACAG CATCCTCAACGTGCCAGCAATGTCATCATAGCATGCGGAGTTTTACATAACATCGCAAAAATGTTCAATCTGCCCCTCCCTGACGATGATGACAACGCAGATGCTTACAATGACAATGGAAATGCCAATGACCACATAGTTGCAGATATCCAGGGTACAGATGGTCGAGCTTACAGAAACCACATTGTTTCTGCtcattttatgtaa